The genomic interval TTTGAAAAGCTATCGATGTTGCATATGAAAACAGAATCGTACTCATTACTCACGTACGAATTACGTCACTTTTGTTGTGAGCCGACTTCGCAGTGGACTTTGAACGGGGCACCTGGCTCACGACATGAAGCTGCCCGATTCCTTCTCCCGGTGCAAAGCACGTCTACCCGGGCCAGATTAATCGAATCCCCCATTGGTTCCTTTCCTAATTGGATAGATGGGAAAGTAACGCCCACTTTCTATTTTGCTGAAAAGTTTATAGCTAGTGTTTTTGAGGGGTGTTAATAACATCAACAAGACGCAGGCCACAAAATGGAGTCAGATATAGGGCAGTCTTCGAATTTTCGTAGTGGTGTGACTTGTAGGTATGCATCCCAAAATTAACTTGTTTCATATGGCCTTGAATGCGATTTGTTTGAAATAACTGTGTGACTAAATGCAATTAATTTGTTCAGTACTAGGCCTACAATTCATCTTCCTCTGAAAATGTTCTGCTGCACAGGGCACTTTTTTGTCGTTGGCTGCTGCACAGGTCTTGACTATTGTTTGCCGGCTTGTTATATTtgaataacatgaacaaaagtgaaGTTGTGGTGGAGCACGAGGCATGGTGTATGTGACGTAGTATGTTAACCGCTTGTGTGCCATTTTCTGTAGTCTGGTCTTGAAAAACAAAGACGACTTTTATTTGACAAGCAATAATGGAACAATATGGGTTTCCGTACCATGACTCTTATGAACGTCCTTCAATTAATAGAAGGATTTGcaggtatgttttttttttttttgagaacTGGGTCGGGTTTCGCAAACACAGCCCATCTATtctgatttttgttttttttgttttagtCTACGATTAACCAAACGCGCACTAGGCGTGTCTTGATCTGTTGCAATGATGTTTACATCCGGTTGTAGCGCACACAAGTTCTTGTACGACTAAAGCATAATGACTCTGTTAAGAGCAGTTATTGATTTGACGTTAATTGGAAATTGTTATAACTACACTTTTGAGATGTCGTTGCTATGGACTTCAATTGCCTCTcgttgctaactagctagctaacgcgtAACTAACATGTTCGGTTAAAAGGGTTCGAACCCCGGTCACTACACGCCCACATCGAGAAGAGCATGAGCTTGTCTTGCAGTCTTGACAAgttatttctttctttttttttgtatGCCGAGTCTCAAATCCACAGTGAATGTGATGGTTCCATGACATCTGTTTTTACAGGCAATTCTTGAACGGTTCATGCAGATTCGGTTCGCGCTGTCATTATCTACACGAGTTGCCATCAGTGTTGCCGCCGACATCCCAAATATGCAGGTACTTCCAGAAAGGTGGATGCTGGTTTGGAGATGGCTGCAGGTGAGACATTAAATTCATAATGACCTGACTTACTAATCAGACTACCTTATAAACCTTTACACTACCTACTTTCTGAGTCATTTAATTATGTTTTGCCTATTCTACAGATATCTCCACATCACTGCTCCTGAGGCAGCCAGTGCGGGGTTGAGTAGGAGGGGTTCAGCACCTGTGGTTCACACCCCGTGGGTTGGCCATGCACTACCAGAACGTAGAGGATCAGAGCCATCTCTACTGCAGGCACAGGGCTTCTACAGCCAAGGACGTCGGGGCGCAGAGTCCATGCAGACTTATGTAGCACACCTCCAGCACAACTTTGGCCGCCAGAACACTGATATCACAGAAGAGGATGTAGCCGAAGGTTCATCGCAAACTTCACCGCACCGAAGGGGTATGACTTCAATTGGTCCCCTTAGCTTGGTTTTACCCTGGTATCGGGGTATACTGTTGACCTGGTTCCTGATCTGTTTGTCCAGTCTTGCCAACTCAAATGTTTGGCATTACAATGACCGTAGAGGTTAGCAAGGTTACTGAAATTGATCTGGGACTAGGATGCTGTATTGTAGTACTGTACAGAGGAGTTTGACTGTATGTAAActcggcaaaaaaagaaacgccaactgcgtttattttcagcaaacttaacatgtctaaatatttgtatgaacataacatgaTTCAAAAAcggacataaactgaacaagttccacagacatgtgactaacagaacttgaataatgtgtccctgaacaaaggaggggtcAAAATTAACAGTCAGTagctggtgtggccaccagcactgcagtacttaatgcagcatctcctcctcatggactgcaccagatttgccagttcttgctgtgagatggtaccccactcttccaccgaggcacctgcaagttcccggacatttctggggggaaaggCCCTAGCCcccaccctctgatccaacaggtcccagacatgctcaatgggattgagatccgggctcttcgctggccatggcaggacactgacattcctgtcttgcaggaaatcacgcacagaacgagcattatggctggtggcattgtcatgttaAGATGAGCCTGcatgaagggtaccacatgagggaggaggatgtcttccctgtaaagcacagtgttgagattgcctgcaatgacaacctCAATCCGAtggtgctgtgacacaccaccccagaccatgacggtccctccacctccaaatcgttCCCGCTTTAGAGAACAGGCCTCGGaataatgctcattccttcgacaatgaacgcaaatctgaccatcacccccggTGAGACTACTGCGACTCATCagtttttgccagtcctgtctggtccagcgacaggtttgtgcccataggtgacgttgtttctggtgaggacctgccgtACAACGGACCTaccagccctcagtccagcctctcagcctattgcggacagtctgatcactgatggagggattgtgcgttcctggtgtaactcgggcagttgttgttgccgaCATCATGTGTGATTGGCTGTACCGAACTTGTGCAGGTGTTATAGGTGGTCTGCCACTGATGACGATCAGCTGCCCGTCCTgtttccctgtagcgctgtcttaggtgtctcacagtacggacattgcaatttattgctctggccacatctgcagtcctcatgcctccttgcagcatgcctaaggcatgttcacgcagatgagcagggaccctgggcatctttcttttggtgtttttcagagttagtaacaaaggcctctttagtgtcctacgttttcataactgggaccttaattgcctaccttctgtaagctgttagtgtcttaacgaccattctacaggtgcatgttcattagtttatggttcattgaacaagcatgggaaaccctttacaatgaagatctgaatttattttgattttcacaaattatctttgaaagacagggtcctggaaaagggacgtttcttgttttgttgagtttgtgtGTGTTACAACCAAGTACTACTAATGTCCCTTTTATTTGCAGCGGAGTCATCACATGCTCATGTCCCAGAGCCCCAAGCTTCAGTCCAACAGTGTCCTGAGACATCGGCCCAAACTACAGTTCCATCCAGCACACTGTCGGCTCAAGCAGGCGAATGGAGGCCTCTAGTCAATCAGCAGGTTTGTCATTGTTATGGAAATTAGGTTACTTTCTCTGCTACCtcaaggatttaaaaaaaaaatgcaatctCAAAGTCGAGATGTAGAATATACCCAGATAGCACATGGAAATATTTAGTATTTGTTCTTTGTTTAAGGGTTTCAAGTTTGTCCTAGATGCTTGTGCCACAACTTGAAAGGTCACCGCTGCTGAATTGGATAATTTTCGGTGGGGCAGTTGGTTAATATATTGTCAAGCAGAGCGACCATGTGCCCTGTGCCTCGCCAACACACAAGTTCACCTACTGGTTAGGATGTTGAGCGTGGAAGTAATACTGCTAAGCAGCACAATGAAGCCTGTTACATTTGTTGTTAGCAGGAGCCTTCCTCCTTGGAGGTAGCAGCAGAGCATGGTGCCTCCTCTGCCACTGCTGCCTTCCAGACGGCCCAGGAGAATATGGAATCCTTCAACCAAAGTAAAGATGTGACCTGTGGCATCTGCATGGAGACTGTGTACGAGAAGACCAGTGCTGAGGAGAGGCGTTTTGGCATCCTGCCCAACTGCAGCCATCCTTTCTGCCTGAGCTGCATTGTCACCTGGAGGAAAACCAAAAACTTCCATGAAGAAGTTATAAAGTAAGATGGCAGGGCAGCATAGTTTATGGcagtatttgtttattttatttttttaaagttctgtttatttaatttttttacttGCCTGGAAGGGCTAAACATTTGTTTTCTTTCCCAAAGGAGCTGCCCACAGTGCAGAGTGAAGTCCGCGTTTTACGTCCCTAACAAGTACTGGGTGGAGGGACAACCAAAGGAAACCCTTATCCGTAACTTCAAAGCGAAATGCAGGTTAGCTTTTGTCATTCTGTCTAGAATTGTCAAATAGTGCTCTTTCTGTGATATTTGCTTTAAAGGAATGTGATTCTTCCTGATTAATCAAGGATTCCTGCTATTTCTCCATTCATGTTATTGAAATGCCCCTGTCCCCTAGCCAAAATTCTGATTCTGTTGTCCTGGTCAcattgctgttttttttttttccagtAAAAGAAGATGTAGTTTCTTCATGCGTCATGGATGCTGTCCCTTCAAGACTGAGTGTCTCTATTGGCATGACCTGCCTCATGGCTACCAACCACCTCGCCGACGCAGATCAGCACATTCTGTAAATATTTGGCATCGCTTTTGCTTCACACACATTTGAACATAGATGCATGTAAACGGGAACAGACATTTGATATTGTGACCACTCAATGCATATCtaaatttcagatttttttttgttgtttcctCTTTTCCAATAGCACCATGCAGCGAGTCTGGATGACTTGGGCAGCCTACAACTTCTTGACTATGTCATTGCTATGACTCTGCTGGATGACTTGCTGGATGATGAGGATGACGATGAGTTCCCCTTGTACCTGAGTGAATATGACGATTATGACCTATTCTGAGCACCACCCTGCTCCGAGGATTTGGTATGCAGTGATTGGCTAGGTCATCTACTCTAACCCAATTAAACAAGACTGCCATTTATTCACTCACTGTCTCTCAGAACTGAAGACCCTATATATATGCTGCATATATCTGCTTTCCTGGTGGGCAAAATAATTGTTTGAGGTATAGGCCCAGCACTTGCAGACCTGTTGCTTGAAGAACTGTACCGAAGGCTAGGATTACCACTGGTTCGCTTACTACGATTGTTAAGCCTCCCACACTTGATATGAACAGTCCTAACAAACCGCTAACCTTTTGGTTGGATCCAGGGCTGGTTGTTAGACAGGAAGATTGGTTCTTCTCTTGCTGTTGATGGCGTTGGTTCATTGCAAGTAGAGGCTGGGTTAATTGATTAGTTGGTCAATTGATGTGGTGCTCTGCTTTGGATTGCCCTCTGTTCCATTGGTtggtcctgttgaaaaaaaattAAAGTGTTACTTGCCATTTTGCACCATTTAGAAAGtgagatttattttttattttttagaatgtgtagtttatatattttatatctaAATTGGAAGTATACATTGCCTTGACCTAAGATATGGCGAATACTCCTATAGCATCATACAAATCTTGCCATGCCTCCGGGCAATACCTTGCCCTGCCCTGCTATTTGTCACCTGTCTGCTATACTtgagtggaggctgctgaggagaggacTGCTCATGATAATGTGCGGGGATGGTATCAAACATATGAAAACCAtgtttttgataccattccattttaGCCATTATGAGCCATTGTCCCCTCAGCAGTATCCACTGTACTTGAGATGCTTTACTGTACTGTTGACAGGGCATGACACTCCTGTTGACATGCTGATTGAAGACTAATGTCTGATTTTTATTACTTCTAACCTGTTTGTATTTGCACGCACAGAAAAGAGAATAAAACATAGTTTCACAGTTTGCCTGTTTTTATTAATTGATTTAGCTCATTCTGTCTAACCTGCTTCGGGGAATGGCCGTGTCTAACCTGCTTCGGGGTTTGATGACTACCACTGTATACTGTCTTGCCTTCAGTATGAATGTTGAACACATACACCAGTAACCAAATTTGACTTTAAGCCAATAAAGTTTGTTTACACAAGCAGCCCAAATTTGATGTTTTGACCGCTCTGATTTTGAAAAGATGTGACTTGGTAAAAACAACATCCctattgggctgcctgtctaaatacAGCCATTGCTGGCTTCATGTCACACTTGGTCATTGGGTTGATTGTTTTAACCTTTTCATACTAAAGCCACAATCCTATAGTGGTTGTCATCAAAACAGCTTGGGGTTGATGACTTGCACGTTTTCAAGTGTTTTGTATTGCGAAAGAGTGACTCACTTCTAATACATACAGTTAAATGGTTCCGTAGCCCCAGCCAGCCAGCAAGGGTTTGATGGATTCTCTTGGTTGTTGCTCTCTTCATGGGGGGCTACCAGTGCCCTCCAGGGTCTGTGGGTGTTCCGGCGACTGTCAGACCCGGCTCGCTGCATCCACACTCTTCTCGACACTTTGCCAGGCAGAAATATGCCGAAATGATGGGAAATTGGAGAAATGCGGTGATAGAAAAAGTTACCAATTGTCATACTTGCGTAAAAGTAATGccttaacagaaaatgactcacGTGAAAGTCGCCCAATAAAATACTAGAgtaaaaatatttgtttttaaatactTGTGTAAAGAAAGGCAATGTATAGAGTAAAAGTACAGCATTtcaagcaaaccagatggcaccattttaaaaatatgtatttttaaatGGATAAAATAAATTCTGGACTGCCATGGTCACAGCatcactcagacattatttacaaacaaagcgtttgtgtttagtgagtcagccagatcagaggcagtagggatgacgagGGTTGTCCTCATAAGTGCATTGGAGCTTTTCCCTGTCCTGCTagccattcaaaatgtaaccagtacttttggctgtcagggaaaatgtatggagtaaaaagtacattgttttcttttggaatgtagtgaagtaataGTCAAATATTaacagtaaagtacagatatccccAAAAATACTTTCAAGTGCTTTACACCCCTGGAGGAAATTACATGTCAGTTTGTTCCACTAAATCTTAATGCACATGTGAACAGCATTGAGTGGGCCTATAGCTAATATTTTCATTGTAGCTGTACACAACTATAGTATACTGTTTTACATTCACAACGAACAATCACCCTTAGCTATGGTCTTCTCCTCAGCAAACCAGTCACCTTCCAACTGAGCCTTTTATCCTTCCTCCACCTCGTACTTTACAGGACCAGTATTCTCCTTCTGCTAGAATGTCTCACGCAGGGGGAGCCTGCTCTGATTGTCCAGCTCCTGGGAGTCCCTGGCCCCTCATCACACACCAGTTCAGAGACAGACTGAGGGGACTATGCAAGCTTCTGAGGGGTGGTGTTAAAGCAATAGGATGGTGAACCTATAGATCCACAACCACCCTCACAGAGTGGGCTAGAGTTGGTGGTTGCACAGAGCAATAGCTGTGTGGCTCTGGACTCAACCTGAGGGGGACTCCGGATAGCAAAGAGGAAGATGAGTCTCTTCCCTGCTGTAGAGACCGAGAGGAGCAGCAGCAGTGTGGGGTCGGCAGTAGGAACGGAGGGTTTGAAAGGCCAGATAGTTAGTCGACAATCTCATCACAGAAGCCAGCAGTAGCAGTGAGTCCATGCGATGCCCTGCCTGAGCATGTAAAGGTGAGAGAACAAAAGGGCATTACAGCGTTGTAGTCTATATTCAGTCACATCAGCATTCTATTATCGTAGGAAATAGAAATCACGGATTAACTGAAGTTGATAGAATTTTCTTAGTTCATAAAACCATGCATTTGTTTTTTAATGCCTTTACCTCAGCTGTGTAGCTGACTGCTGGCGCCCACTCCTGATCTCAGTCACAGCACAGCAGCCACACTCATCAAGAACCCCCCCAATGAGAAAGGTCATGTTCCTCACCTCACAGTTCATTCAACATGGGGTGTCGAGCGGAGTTCGCCTCATAGCTGCATGTCAGGCTTAAGATGTTTTTCTGATGAAGGCCAATGGCTGGCAAAATGTCATGCTTTAAACTCTGAACTAATACAATCTACAGATTTGTAATTGTGTCTGAGAGAGTTGCACCTGTATTTTCGAGTTTTGTTCCACTGGTTTTCGGGCTGCACCTCAAATCACATTGGCTGATGCCAaatatgtatataataataataatacatgggaCTTAAATAACGTTTTTCAAGGACCTAAAGTTGCTTTACAATAAAACACAAACAACCAGAGATCAAAACAACGACAGACTAAACAGCATTTAGAAAAAAGACAAAAGAGAGAAGGGGGTACCAGTATAAGtgaatatgtactgtatgtctcaaATCCAATCCAATTCTAAATAACTCATTTTAATCTAATTTGTCAcatgaggatctgaggacccatgccaaatcattcagtttcctgagggggaataggttttgtcatgccctcttcacgactgtcttagtgtgtttggactatgatagtttgttggtgatgtggacaccaaggaacttgaagctctcaacctgttccactacagccccgttgatgagaatgggggcatgattggtcctccttttcctgtagtccacaatcatctcctttgtcttgatcacgttgagagaggttgttgtcctggcactgtacggccaggtctctgacctcctccctataggctgtctcgtcgttgtcggtgatcaggcctaccactcttgcatcatcggcaaacttgatgatggtgttggagtcttgcttggccttgcagtcatgggtgaacagggagtacaagaggggactgagcacgcaccccagaggggcacctgtgttgaggattagtgtggcggatgtgttgttacctacccttaccacctgggggcgggcgtcaggaagtccaggacccagttgcagggggaggtgtttagtcccagggtccttagcttagtgatgagctttgagagcactatggtgttgaacgctgagctgtagtcaatgaatagcattctcacataggtgttccttttgtccagatgagAAAGGACAGTGTTGAGAGCAATAGAGATTcttctgtggatctattggggtggtatgcaaattggagtgggtctagggtttctaggaTAATGGTTTCTAGGATAAGCCTTGACCAGCCTTTCGAaccacagagactatggtggtctgcttgaaacatgttggtattacagactcagtcagggacaggttgaaaatatcagtgaagacacttgccagttggtctgcgcatcctcggagtacacatcctctATGTTTGAGGTGCTGCCCCTCCTGTGTCAGACTACTTCTCCCATACTGTTTCCTCTGGCATGTCTTTTCCCCCTATGAACCCGCCTCACACTGTCTAGTCACAGCTGTAACGCTACTCCAGGCCTACCTGCCTCGGTTCTCTGTCATTTTTACTAGGTACACCAATCTAGAAACAGGTCAGACCCCCTTAGCCTTCAGAACAACCTGAATTCTTTGGGGCATGGAaacattgctcaattggtatTACACCACCCAGCCTGTACCATTGACACCAAataggatggggccatggactcatgctgcttacgccaaatcctgactctgccaccagcatgacgcaacaggaaccaggATTCGTGGGACAAGGCCAATGTTTTGCCAGTACTCAATTGTCCACTGTGATCACGTGCCCACTAGAGCGGCTTCTTATTGTTTTTAGCTATGAGTGAAACCCGGTGTGTTTGTCTgatgcaatagcccatccgtgacaaggactgCCGAGTTGTGCATTCTGAGATgccattctgcacaccactgtcgTACTGCACAGTTATtggcctgtttgtggcccgcctgttagcttgcctGATTCTTGCCATTTTCCTTCGACCTATCATCAATGAGCTGCTTTTGATCtcaggactgccactgactgttttttgtttgtcgccccattctcggtaaaccctagacactgtcgtcCGTGAAAAGCCCAGAAGGCCAGACATTTCTGGGATACTGGAACCTGCACGCCCGGCACCGACGATCATTTGCACatttcaatcgaacagtaaccgAATGCCTCGATGCCCGtttgcctgctttatatagcaagtcacgtccacgtgactcactgtctgtaggagaaAACCATTTTTGTGAttggggtggtgtacctaataaactatatatgtatatagacatacagtaccggtcaaaaggtTGGTCACACctcctcattccagggtttttctttattttttactagtttctacattgtagaataatagtgaagacatcaaaactatgaaattacacatggaatcatgtagtaacccaaataagtgttaaacaagctaaatctattttatatttgagattcttcaaagtagccatactttgcctttatgacacctttgcacaaagagagagggagaggtgtcagTCACTAAACCTTGAGTCCCCTGTGCTCGTGTCCGAGTCACCAATGGTCGAGTCACAAGTACCTATGGCAGAAGTGCTCGAGTCCTGGTCCATGTCTCAGTCACTGCGTCCACATTAACTCAAAATAAAGTTATTTACACAGTCGGATATATTGTAGTGGCAAGAGGAATTTAGTCAATAAATAGTTTGGTATCCAttttcctttctttctgtgcCGACAAATGGTAATGTTAAAAAGGTCCCGTTCGTTGCAAAAACGTTCTCGAATGTTGCATATAGAAATTCCATGAATGGAGCCAACGTTATTCCTTactctacatgtcagagaggcatgtttgttTTACATAGCATATATCTATCTGAACGTTCCAAGACATTGCATCCAACTGAACGCTCCCCAGGTTGTTAGCTATAGCCTTCCAACGCAGGatagaaagaaaaaaacataGCGCCTGTATTATGGGCCATATCTTTTGAACGGTAATCTCTCTATCCGTTTTGCTACAGAACCTGGATATAAAATGCAGTGGGGAAAGTGGAAGGGTTGAGTGAGACTACAAATTCAAGGACCGCCTACTTTTCTATACTCAAGGTAGAGAAAAACATAGCTTGACCGTTGTTTTATCATTGAACTCAATGCTGCTATTGTTTTTAATTTCATAAAGCAACTTGTGTTTCTTAACCAGACAAAATGTAACTAACTAGAAGGCTGGTGGTGACTGGTTAGCTACGGGTAAGCAAGAGAGTTGCCAGTGTGATGTGCATAATCGGAAGTGGAGCCAAAAAGCGAAGCCTGTCTGCCCAACAACATATCATACTCATTTGAGTGTcttggatttacatttactatgttattatgttactatgtttactatgttagtctatgagaccaggctgcaatGCCCACACTCATTGCTTGCTCTCCTGCAGCTCCCCAGCTGACAGCCCTGATTGTTTGTTTTTACGTAACAACGCACACACGCCTAAGCAGTGATTGTgtgagctgacacacacacacacacacacacacacacacacacacacacacacacacacacacacacacacacacacacacacacacacacacacacacacacacacacacacacacacacacagagctggttTAGGTAGCACCTAATAGGTACTGTACTTATCCTGGTCTACTTCCCTGACTGAGGATCTCATAATAGGATTACTGACGTCCTGAGTGTAGTCCTCTGAGACTGACAGAGCGAGTGAAGA from Oncorhynchus keta strain PuntledgeMale-10-30-2019 chromosome 27, Oket_V2, whole genome shotgun sequence carries:
- the mkrn4 gene encoding makorin, ring finger protein, 4 isoform X2, which encodes MESDIGQSSNFRSGVTCRQFLNGSCRFGSRCHYLHELPSVLPPTSQICRYFQKGGCWFGDGCRYLHITAPEAASAGLSRRGSAPVVHTPWVGHALPERRGSEPSLLQAQGFYSQGRRGAESMQTYVAHLQHNFGRQNTDITEEDVAEGSSQTSPHRRAESSHAHVPEPQASVQQCPETSAQTTVPSSTLSAQAGEWRPLVNQQEPSSLEVAAEHGASSATAAFQTAQENMESFNQSKDVTCGICMETVYEKTSAEERRFGILPNCSHPFCLSCIVTWRKTKNFHEEVIKSCPQCRVKSAFYVPNKYWVEGQPKETLIRNFKAKCSKRRCSFFMRHGCCPFKTECLYWHDLPHGYQPPRRRRSAHSHHAASLDDLGSLQLLDYVIAMTLLDDLLDDEDDDEFPLYLSEYDDYDLF
- the mkrn4 gene encoding makorin, ring finger protein, 4 isoform X1; this encodes MESDIGQSSNFRSGVTCRQFLNGSCRFGSRCHYLHELPSVLPPTSQICRYFQKGGCWFGDGCRYLHITAPEAASAGLSRRGSAPVVHTPWVGHALPERRGSEPSLLQAQGFYSQGRRGAESMQTYVAHLQHNFGRQNTDITEEDVAEGSSQTSPHRRAESSHAHVPEPQASVQQCPETSAQTTVPSSTLSAQAGEWRPLVNQQQEPSSLEVAAEHGASSATAAFQTAQENMESFNQSKDVTCGICMETVYEKTSAEERRFGILPNCSHPFCLSCIVTWRKTKNFHEEVIKSCPQCRVKSAFYVPNKYWVEGQPKETLIRNFKAKCSKRRCSFFMRHGCCPFKTECLYWHDLPHGYQPPRRRRSAHSHHAASLDDLGSLQLLDYVIAMTLLDDLLDDEDDDEFPLYLSEYDDYDLF